The nucleotide window TTAGTGAGGAATCCGGCATCGCGGTTCGAGGGGTTGCACTGGCTGGGGGTGGTGGCGCAGCCGGCCAGACCGACAGCTAGCATCAGGGCTATCAGGGGGCGGTGGAGAGTCATGATTCTTTACCCCAGCGTGATAGCACTGCGCTGCATGTAGAGCTCGTCTACTTCAGTTTCCAGCGAGGCGACTTTTTGTTTCATTTTCGAAATTTCGCTGTCGATGTTTTTGACCTGCTTGGTATTACCACTTTCTTTTTCGGCTCTAGACACATCTTCGTATTGTTTAACTTTATTTTTCATGTTGTCGACGTCGGCACTCATGACTTCGATGTTTTTGTCGATCTGTGCTAGTTGTTGCTTGGCTTTGTCCTGATCCAGCTGCTTGGCTTTCATGTCCGATTGGATTTTATTCAGCGTGGTTTTGTTGTCGCTGATCACCTGCATAGCAGTATTGGTGCGCTCGATGACCTTTTGAGTATCAGCTTTGACGTCAGTGGTCATGGCGTTCAGACGCTCTCCTGTGTTGGCATATTGGCTACGGCGGTAATCCAGATAATAGTTGGCACCCATGGCAACGCCGCATGCTGCGATGCCGGCGACGATCGCGCAGGTGGCCTTATTGTTGGAGTTTGAAACCATGCAGGCCAGAATGCCGACGCCCGCACCGGCAGCACAGGCCTGAAAGCCAGATTTGCTGAAGAATTGGGCGTCATTTCCTGTTGTCAAGCGTGGATCAGCGGCGGGACCACTACTTAAAAGTGAGCTGCCTGTGCTGGCGCACCCGCTTAGGACAAGCAGCATAGCGATTAGGGCTCCCGAGGCCCAGCGGAGATAGGATGGTGCAGCGGTTGAGTAAGTAGTCATAATGGTTCCCCTCGTGTAGTCATTGAATTTATTGTTGAATTCTATGCGAAATCAGGATCCGGATTGGACTGCCTTGCAGTCTTTTAACCAGCGATCAGGATCACGTTTTTCTGTTTTCAAATAGCTGTGGGCATGCGCCCAGTAGGTTTGCAGATAGGGTACTAGCCCCTGGACGCGTTGGTCCTCATGGAGCATCTGTTCTTGGATAGGGACTTGCTGTTCAACTTGCTGCAGGCTGTAGACACGTCGGGCGCTCGCCATGGTGCTGGCATAGTAATTCCCTAGTTTTTGTAATCGGTCTTGCTGATCATCCAGACGTGCCTTGCGGGTTTGACAGATTTTTGCGTCGTTTTCATCGGCCTGTTCGCAGTTGATGCTGTAGTTTTTCTGCAGCAGGTCTACAAATAGACCATCGTCCTTTAGCTTGGTACACAGAAAGGCACCTAGGTTCAGATTGGCCCGGATTGCTTCATCGCGCGCGTTTTCATTTTCCTGGTTGCTGGCGCGCAATTGTTGTTCTAGTGTACGCAATTTTTTCTGTAATTCCTTGTCCTTGACTGAAGTGGTCAATGTGCTCAATCCTTGGACTGTATCAGGCTGGTCTGCGTCTTTGCCGCTCTGGTCTGTACCCAGTTTTTGCCAGCTTTGGTCGATGGCAGCCATCCGGTCTCTGGATGTTAGGGCTGGCGCCACCATGACTAAGCGCATACCAATGGTCTGGTTACGGTGTTCGCCTTGTTGGTCGTAATAAGGCACTTCCTTACGCGCGGCAGTACGGAATTCCGTGTCTGACACCAAATAGTTATCGCCTCGGACGATGAAGCCGCCAGCTTGCCCATGCAGACGGTTGATCTTGTTCAAGTGAAAAGGTTCAAACATCATTTCCGCTGCGTTCCCCAGCATGTCATGCAGGCCAAGAGGGTTGGGTTTGAGTAGGCCGATGGCTTGCAGCTTGCCACTGGCAGACTTACTGCCGGCAAACCATTCATAGCCTGAGAGGCCTTCTGACGGCATGGGGTAGGTGATATCTCGAAATTCGGCAGTACTGATTTTTTGGCCTCCGCGTGCCGCAAATTCCCATTCGATTTCCGTTGGCAGACGCACGAAGCCGGGGACTTTGTCTTCGTGCGGGATTTGTTCCAGAGCGTGCTGGTGCAGCCATAAGTTATAGCGGTTGCCTAGCGCGATGGCTTCGAACCAGCTGATGTTGGTCTGCGGCGTGCGTAGTATTTTGCTCGTTGGCTTGGGGCAGTCAGTTTCCTGGCTCAATGCTTGGTATTGTATTTGGTTGAGTTCATATTTGGCGATCAAGTAGTATCGCTGCTGAGCGGATTTACCCTCTTCTGTAAAACTGCCAGCGATGAAAGCCGGTCGGGATTGCTCGATATAGCCCCATTCTGGGCTTTCCTGGCCGATTTCGATCGGGTAGTCCTTCAGCGGCTCAGCAAAAGGGACTGTCACTTTACGAAAGGCCATAAAGCCATCGCAGGGCATGGGCAGGATGACATCATCCTCCAGGGGCTTGGGGTTGTACATTTGTGGCGGCCAGGGCTCCGCCTGGCTGACGGCACATAGAACGGCCAGCAGCATTCCCGCTGAAAGAGATGATTTATAGTTCACGCAGACTCTCCGCAGGTTGGACGCTGATGGCGCGGACAGCACCAATCAGTGAGGCGATCAGGGCAACGGTCCAGGTTAAACCTAGGCCTGTCAGGACATGAGTGATGGTGATTTCACAAATGAAGCCATCGGTGGCTTGGGCTTGACCCAGCAGCGTATCGAAAGCCAAACTGCCGATGGCATAGACACCCAGGCCGCATAGAAATGCCAGCGTAGTCAGGGACCATGCCTGTGTCAGGACGAACCCAATAATGGCGGTTTTCTGAAAGCCCAACAGCCGCAGTACCGCCAGCTCTTTGCGTTTGCGGTCAATGTTGGCGATGAATGCCCCTGTCAATGAGGCAAGGCAGCCGGCGACTGCAGTAAGGGCAATGACGCTGAAGATCAGCCCGAGAACTTGGTTGATTGCCTTGATGTTATTGATTTCATGCAGTCGACTGGTGGTTTCGATCCGCTGGGTGTTCAACCAGGCTTCCAGTGGGGCAACCTTATCTAGGTCGTACGCATAGACTCGCGCGCGCGCAAATTGGATTTCCTGCGTGGGGCTTGGCTCGCCTGTCAGTATCCCTAGCAGAGGTGCCTGGTATCCGTCGAAGAAACGTTCCAAGGCAATCTGTAATGACATGGGAACCAGCACCAGCGGGCGCCGACTAAAGGATGGGTCCAGAATAGCGGCGACACGTACCGCCATATTGCCGTGTTCACGTGTGCCTTGGCGTTTGCGTTGTACTTTGAGACGTACCATATCACCAGGTTGGACCTGCAGTTGAGTCGCAAGTTTTTCGCTTAAGGCGATGTCATTGTCAATCAGGCCTTGAGCGAGCTGTGGCAGCAGAGGGTCGCCAGCGGCCGAGGGAAGAATTTCTATATTCGAGGCAAAATGCGTGCGGTCTTTCAGGATGTCGGCGACCGCGCTCAGGGAGCGCGTCTGTCCAACAATGAAACCGACATCTGCGCGTTGCGCGAGTGTCGCCAGCCAGTCGGAGGACAGACTGCCATTACCCAGCATGCGGATTTCAAGGTTGATTGGGTCGCGCAGCAAGGCGGATTGCATCTGGCTGACGACACCGTGTTTGAGGCCAAACAGCAGCAACAGGGGGGCGATGACTGCGACCAGCGAGGCGATCAGGTATAAGGATAGCTTGTAGTCATGGCGTAAATCATGCCAAGCAAGCTTGGCGATCAACGGAGATGCACTCATGTCACAGTGTCCTCCGTGAAGCGGGTCGGCGTCTGGGGGGTGTCTCCTCTTGGTTGAGCATGTAGGCGGCGCAACCCGAAACGATTCACAAGTTGCCAGTCGTGGGAAACGATCAGGGCCGCGATGTTCATGGAGCAGACGAGATCCAGGATTAATCGAAACAAATCATTTGCGCGGCCTGGATCCAGGGCAGCCGTCGGTTCATCGGCCAGCAGCAGGCTGGGCCCATGAGCAATCGCGCGCACGAAGGCTACGCGCTGTCGCTCGCCAATCGACAAGGCTTGCGGCTTGGCGTCCATTCGGCCTGATAAGCCTAGTGTTTCGATGGCTTCCTGTTCCTGGGGGCTGCTTGTCTGTTGACCGATCAAGCGTCGAGATAGGGCGATATTGTCTTTGACAGATAAATAGGGCAGCAAGCCGCCGTTTTGTAACACGAAACCCAAATGGCGGGAACGGATTGCCGCCAGTCGACGTTCGTCGCGTTCTTCCAGTAGAGCTTTTATGGATCCGGCTGCTCCCAAGTGGTAACGTTGCAGTCGCCAAGGAGCCAGCAGCAAGCCGATGCTTTCGAGCAGCGTGCTTTTGCCACAGCCGCTTTCCCCTGTGATTGCTACTACCTCGCCCTTGTTCAAATGCAAACGGGGCAGTTCGACATGGTAGGCATTTGGCGCGCTGCCGCGCCGCACATGTAACCCCTCTATCTCCAGCAGTGGCATTACGGCATGGCCTCCAGGGGAACCGGATAGACGTTATCGCGTGCATCACTGCCCGTCGTGAGCGACACCCAGCGGTCTACGTCTTCGTTGTATCGTTGGTACAGCCGAAGTTTCGAGTTAAGGGTACGGATGAATTTTTCCTGGCTTGAAACATCCCAGTTTTTCCAGGTGTCTTCGTCCAGGCTCAATACGTCACTGTGATAGGGCAAGCCTTCCATGTATTCGCCCATAACACCCAGATCCTTGAGTGTGGATGTTGAGTTCTGCTGGAGTTGGTTGGGATCGGCCCCCATGGTTGCCGCGACAGAGCGCAGGCGGGCAAACATATCAGCAGGTGAGATCAGGCCTTCGTTGGCCGCTTGAAGAACCTTGCGGACTACATCGTTTAAGTCGCTAAGCTGCGCTTTGGTCAGCAATACGCGTACATCCGTGGTGGCAATGTTTTGCTTGATTAGATCGCGATCTGATATCCATGCCTGAAACACAGGTGGGGCGGCTGTGCCTGTTGTCGAGCCGAGATAGGCCAGCCTCATTGCATGCCCGATTAATGCGCTGTCCTGTAGCATGGGGTCTTGAGCAGCAGCGTTGTCATCATCCTGTGCGTTGGATGCGCTGCCAATGGCGTCATCGCCGCTGTAGGCCGCCTTGACCTGGGTTGTGATGGCAGTGGCCAACGCGTCAACTTTGGCTCCAAATTCGTTGACATCGCCTGCGTTGACTGGGTAATACAGCGTGGTGTTCGTGCCCGCGTAGGTGGACAGATCTCGATATTGGCTTTCAGCGCGGGCATGATCTTTTTTGCCTGCGTTGGATTTCAAGTGCAGGGTATAGATAGCGATGCCGGGACGACCTGCTTCGAGCCGTACTTGACTGGCATCTAGCCCAGTGGACGACAGCGTGTTGTTGCCGTCAATAGCACTGGCGTCGGTGATCAGGACAATATAGCGGGCTCCAAAATTATGCCAATCTATGTTGTCGATGGCCGTCATGACGCCGGCATAGGCATCTTCGGCATAGAGTTTGCTGGAAACTGATGCCTGCTTTAGGCTGGCGACTTTGGCAAGAAAATCCTGACCATCCTTGACTGTATTGGGGTCGGCATACATTTTGCTGACGTACTGCAGGCCGGATACTGCTTGGGTGCTGGATCGGAAGGCGACAAGGCCGAATTTGACCTGTTGGCCCAAATGTTCGGCTTCGATCGTTTGGTAGATCTTGCGTACGGCTTCGCGCGTGCGATCGATATAGGGATCCATTGAAATCGTCGAATCAATCACGAACACGACGGCAGCGGTGAATTCCTTCATGCGGCGCGTGGTGTCAGCGGTTGCATTGCTCGCATTGTGTCCGTCGGGGGGCTGCGGGGCTTCGCTGACCGAGGCAACATTTAGCAGGCGCATGCGAAAGCCTTCCTCCGTCATGACCTCTTCGCCGCTCAGGATAGGTAAAAGGTAAAATTGTTTCTGTAAATCGATGAAGGTCTCTGGCTCTTGTGCCAGGATTTCATCCGTGGTTTTTTGGTGCTTGAGCTTGTTGCGTAGAGGAGCAATTTGGGTGACTGGGTCTGGTGCATCCATGATGGATTCCAGTGCTGTTCGATCTTTGAAGAACAGCAGCCGATCGCGATTAGCAGGATTTGTAAAAGCCAGGGTCAGCTGTATTTTCCAGTCCACTGTGCAGTTCGCCTTCATCCAGCCGATGGTTTTTCCAAAGGTATCCGGCCCGATCCGCAGCCAATCCTGCTGCTGTGACTGTTGTCGCTCATAGATGTAGAAGCGGCTGAATGCAGGCTGAGCCGTGCCTTGAGCCTCGCCCGGCGCCGTGACGAGTTGGCAGCCTGGCGTAGTCAGCACGCGTTGATATAGGGTTTTTTTACCCTCTTGCAATAAAGGTTTGTCGGCAGCCTGAGCCAGGCCGCAGCAGACGCTCAAGGCCAGCAGCAGTCCGGTGCGGGCCAGTATATTGACGCTCATTGCGAAAGCTCCTGCAGACGCTCTTTGGCCTGCGCGTTATCCGGCTCCACTGCCAGTACGGCTTCATACCAGTAGGCAGCGATGGATGGATCGGACTCCTTGAAGCAGGTGTTGTTTTGGTGGAATTTCGG belongs to Castellaniella sp. and includes:
- a CDS encoding formylglycine-generating enzyme family protein; this translates as MNYKSSLSAGMLLAVLCAVSQAEPWPPQMYNPKPLEDDVILPMPCDGFMAFRKVTVPFAEPLKDYPIEIGQESPEWGYIEQSRPAFIAGSFTEEGKSAQQRYYLIAKYELNQIQYQALSQETDCPKPTSKILRTPQTNISWFEAIALGNRYNLWLHQHALEQIPHEDKVPGFVRLPTEIEWEFAARGGQKISTAEFRDITYPMPSEGLSGYEWFAGSKSASGKLQAIGLLKPNPLGLHDMLGNAAEMMFEPFHLNKINRLHGQAGGFIVRGDNYLVSDTEFRTAARKEVPYYDQQGEHRNQTIGMRLVMVAPALTSRDRMAAIDQSWQKLGTDQSGKDADQPDTVQGLSTLTTSVKDKELQKKLRTLEQQLRASNQENENARDEAIRANLNLGAFLCTKLKDDGLFVDLLQKNYSINCEQADENDAKICQTRKARLDDQQDRLQKLGNYYASTMASARRVYSLQQVEQQVPIQEQMLHEDQRVQGLVPYLQTYWAHAHSYLKTEKRDPDRWLKDCKAVQSGS
- a CDS encoding vWA domain-containing protein, coding for MQEGKKTLYQRVLTTPGCQLVTAPGEAQGTAQPAFSRFYIYERQQSQQQDWLRIGPDTFGKTIGWMKANCTVDWKIQLTLAFTNPANRDRLLFFKDRTALESIMDAPDPVTQIAPLRNKLKHQKTTDEILAQEPETFIDLQKQFYLLPILSGEEVMTEEGFRMRLLNVASVSEAPQPPDGHNASNATADTTRRMKEFTAAVVFVIDSTISMDPYIDRTREAVRKIYQTIEAEHLGQQVKFGLVAFRSSTQAVSGLQYVSKMYADPNTVKDGQDFLAKVASLKQASVSSKLYAEDAYAGVMTAIDNIDWHNFGARYIVLITDASAIDGNNTLSSTGLDASQVRLEAGRPGIAIYTLHLKSNAGKKDHARAESQYRDLSTYAGTNTTLYYPVNAGDVNEFGAKVDALATAITTQVKAAYSGDDAIGSASNAQDDDNAAAQDPMLQDSALIGHAMRLAYLGSTTGTAAPPVFQAWISDRDLIKQNIATTDVRVLLTKAQLSDLNDVVRKVLQAANEGLISPADMFARLRSVAATMGADPNQLQQNSTSTLKDLGVMGEYMEGLPYHSDVLSLDEDTWKNWDVSSQEKFIRTLNSKLRLYQRYNEDVDRWVSLTTGSDARDNVYPVPLEAMP
- a CDS encoding ABC transporter permease, producing MSASPLIAKLAWHDLRHDYKLSLYLIASLVAVIAPLLLLFGLKHGVVSQMQSALLRDPINLEIRMLGNGSLSSDWLATLAQRADVGFIVGQTRSLSAVADILKDRTHFASNIEILPSAAGDPLLPQLAQGLIDNDIALSEKLATQLQVQPGDMVRLKVQRKRQGTREHGNMAVRVAAILDPSFSRRPLVLVPMSLQIALERFFDGYQAPLLGILTGEPSPTQEIQFARARVYAYDLDKVAPLEAWLNTQRIETTSRLHEINNIKAINQVLGLIFSVIALTAVAGCLASLTGAFIANIDRKRKELAVLRLLGFQKTAIIGFVLTQAWSLTTLAFLCGLGVYAIGSLAFDTLLGQAQATDGFICEITITHVLTGLGLTWTVALIASLIGAVRAISVQPAESLREL
- a CDS encoding ABC transporter ATP-binding protein is translated as MPLLEIEGLHVRRGSAPNAYHVELPRLHLNKGEVVAITGESGCGKSTLLESIGLLLAPWRLQRYHLGAAGSIKALLEERDERRLAAIRSRHLGFVLQNGGLLPYLSVKDNIALSRRLIGQQTSSPQEQEAIETLGLSGRMDAKPQALSIGERQRVAFVRAIAHGPSLLLADEPTAALDPGRANDLFRLILDLVCSMNIAALIVSHDWQLVNRFGLRRLHAQPRGDTPQTPTRFTEDTVT